From a region of the Mycobacterium sp. SMC-8 genome:
- the eccCb gene encoding type VII secretion protein EccCb, translating to MERAAALVRLLHMDLGRIVLDKPPEPPAQTPMSPLARLMPVAMIVAMAGMTVLYLTSAGSTRNPMFLFFPVMMLVSLIGTLAHTGRDRTGDLDTGRAGYLRYLGTVDDALVAAGDTQYRSQHDLHPEPAALWTIAGGERMFRRAADGPDFGVVRIGVGEQPAAVSVVAPDLGPDDEADPVTAGAVRRLVRHHAMVADLPVVVRLASAGLITVDGDPADVRAVVRAMVCQLAVHHDPGLMTVAAAGPQLHWDWMKWLPHAGERRRGRRHLLIVDGGAAPQPADGVTVVALRPGPGTGVAVHVDGQRVDARFDELALPAALACARRLSRHRPHESARADGVPDWAALMGIADPQAVDAEARWSRRSPAGLLPVPVGVADDGTVVDLDINEAAAGGLGPHGLCVGATGSGKSEFLRTLVLGMVTAHPPEALNLVLVDFKGGATFLGLDGVRHVSAVITNLADEAPLVARMRDALSGEINRRQEILRAAGNLTNLTEYGRARVLDRTLPPLPALLIIVDEFSELLSRHPDFAELFVAIGRLGRSLGMHLLLASQRLDEGRLRGLETHLSYRICLKTFSAAESRSVLGVPDAHQLPARPGAAYLSTAAGTLTRFQTAFVSGCFPVRRQRRDSAPEVRRFTLIDRAGGAAPAPSMSRLPLLETVLGQLAGRGAVAHRVWLPPLGRSPRLDAVLSAATAGRLRVPIGVVDRPFEQRRDPLIVDLSSGAGHVAVVGAPRSGKSTALRTIIGALAATHDAGAVQFYCLDFGGGDLAAVRDLPHVGAVAGRRDSDLCRRIVAQLEAVLRSREAAGGVREDPYGEVVLVVDGWVTLRQDFDGMDSAITAMAAQGLAYGVHVMVTASRWADLRPALKDQIGTRIELRLGDPADSELDRRRAKELAARPPGRGITADGCEMVIATPDVEPMRDGGAAPPVELLPARVDRSAIDVPGRRRGQVLLGLGERDLDPVTMDLGEHPHLLVLGDGECGKTALLRLLCTELAAAADEPHLEIVDFRRTLLGVVESGPRVGYAVSGVAATSRTAALTERLNARMPDEFVTQQQLRDRSWWSGPDIYVIVDDYDLVAGATGNPLAPLADFLPHAKDLGLHVIVARRSGGAARAMFDPVLARMRDMGCAGVMMSASPDEGVLLGATRPTPLPPGRATLSVRGRPDELVQTAWVEPP from the coding sequence ATGGAACGGGCCGCGGCACTGGTGCGTCTACTCCACATGGACCTCGGCCGGATCGTCCTCGACAAGCCACCCGAGCCGCCGGCGCAGACACCGATGAGCCCGCTGGCCCGGCTGATGCCGGTGGCGATGATCGTCGCGATGGCCGGCATGACCGTGCTGTACCTGACCTCGGCGGGTTCGACGCGTAACCCGATGTTCCTGTTCTTCCCGGTGATGATGCTGGTCTCGCTGATCGGCACACTGGCCCACACCGGGCGCGACCGCACCGGCGACCTCGATACTGGGCGCGCCGGCTATCTGCGCTACCTGGGCACCGTCGACGACGCACTGGTGGCCGCCGGCGACACCCAGTATCGGTCCCAGCACGACCTGCATCCTGAACCCGCAGCGCTGTGGACGATCGCGGGCGGAGAACGGATGTTCCGCCGCGCCGCGGACGGTCCGGACTTCGGTGTGGTCCGGATCGGCGTGGGGGAGCAGCCGGCGGCCGTCTCGGTGGTCGCCCCGGACCTGGGACCGGACGACGAGGCCGACCCCGTCACCGCCGGCGCGGTGCGCCGTCTGGTGCGGCACCACGCGATGGTCGCTGACTTGCCCGTCGTGGTGCGGCTCGCCTCCGCCGGGCTGATCACCGTCGACGGCGACCCCGCCGACGTCCGCGCCGTCGTCAGGGCGATGGTGTGTCAGCTGGCCGTTCACCACGACCCAGGCCTCATGACGGTCGCGGCGGCGGGCCCACAACTGCACTGGGACTGGATGAAATGGCTGCCGCATGCGGGTGAGCGCCGACGCGGGCGGCGCCACCTGCTGATCGTCGACGGTGGGGCGGCACCGCAACCCGCCGACGGCGTCACGGTCGTCGCGCTGCGGCCCGGCCCTGGCACAGGTGTCGCCGTGCACGTCGACGGGCAGCGGGTGGATGCGCGCTTCGACGAGCTCGCGTTGCCCGCCGCGTTAGCGTGCGCGCGCCGACTGTCGCGTCACCGTCCGCATGAGTCCGCCCGCGCGGACGGCGTTCCTGACTGGGCGGCGCTGATGGGCATTGCCGACCCGCAGGCGGTCGACGCCGAAGCCCGGTGGTCGAGGCGGTCCCCGGCCGGGCTGCTGCCGGTGCCGGTCGGGGTGGCCGACGACGGAACGGTCGTCGACCTGGACATCAACGAGGCAGCCGCCGGCGGGTTGGGTCCGCACGGATTGTGCGTCGGCGCAACAGGTTCGGGCAAGTCCGAGTTTCTGCGCACGCTGGTGCTGGGGATGGTCACCGCGCATCCGCCGGAAGCGTTGAACCTGGTGCTGGTCGACTTCAAGGGCGGTGCGACGTTCCTGGGTTTGGACGGCGTGCGTCACGTGTCGGCGGTGATCACGAATCTGGCCGACGAGGCGCCGCTGGTCGCACGGATGCGGGACGCGCTGTCCGGGGAGATCAACCGCAGACAGGAGATCCTCCGTGCGGCAGGCAATCTCACCAACCTGACCGAATACGGCAGGGCCAGGGTCCTGGACCGGACGCTGCCCCCGCTGCCCGCGCTGCTGATCATCGTCGACGAGTTCTCCGAACTGCTGAGCCGGCATCCCGATTTCGCCGAGCTGTTCGTCGCGATAGGCCGACTGGGGCGGTCGCTGGGCATGCACCTGCTGCTGGCCAGCCAGCGACTCGACGAGGGCAGGCTGCGCGGCCTGGAAACCCACCTGTCGTACCGGATCTGCCTGAAGACCTTCTCCGCCGCCGAATCCCGGTCTGTGCTCGGTGTTCCCGACGCCCACCAGCTGCCGGCCCGGCCCGGTGCGGCCTATCTCAGCACTGCCGCGGGCACCCTGACGCGGTTCCAGACGGCGTTCGTCTCCGGCTGTTTCCCCGTCCGCCGGCAGAGGCGCGACAGCGCACCCGAGGTCCGGCGCTTCACACTCATCGACCGTGCCGGCGGCGCCGCACCCGCGCCGTCGATGTCGCGACTCCCGCTGCTCGAGACGGTGCTGGGGCAGCTGGCCGGCCGCGGCGCTGTGGCACACCGGGTGTGGCTGCCGCCGCTGGGCCGCTCGCCGCGTCTGGACGCGGTGTTGTCGGCCGCAACCGCGGGGCGGCTGCGGGTGCCGATCGGCGTGGTGGACCGCCCCTTCGAGCAGCGGAGGGACCCGCTGATCGTCGACCTGTCCTCCGGAGCAGGTCATGTCGCGGTCGTCGGGGCGCCCCGCTCGGGCAAGTCGACGGCGCTGCGGACGATCATCGGTGCGCTCGCCGCCACACACGACGCCGGCGCGGTGCAGTTCTACTGCCTGGACTTCGGAGGTGGCGACCTGGCGGCGGTGCGCGACCTGCCCCACGTCGGCGCCGTGGCCGGGCGCCGGGACAGCGATCTGTGCCGCCGAATCGTCGCCCAGCTGGAGGCGGTGCTGCGGTCGCGCGAGGCGGCGGGCGGAGTCCGCGAGGATCCCTACGGCGAAGTCGTCCTGGTGGTCGACGGGTGGGTCACCCTGCGGCAGGACTTCGACGGGATGGACAGCGCGATCACCGCCATGGCCGCGCAGGGCCTGGCCTACGGCGTACACGTGATGGTCACGGCGTCCCGGTGGGCGGATCTGCGGCCCGCCCTGAAGGACCAGATCGGCACCCGGATCGAGCTGCGGCTCGGGGATCCGGCGGACTCGGAGCTGGACCGCAGACGTGCCAAGGAGCTCGCCGCCCGACCGCCTGGTCGCGGAATCACCGCCGATGGCTGCGAGATGGTGATCGCCACACCGGATGTCGAGCCGATGCGGGACGGGGGCGCCGCGCCGCCGGTCGAGCTGCTGCCGGCGCGGGTCGACCGATCCGCGATCGATGTCCCCGGCCGCCGCCGGGGGCAGGTGCTGCTCGGTCTCGGGGAGCGTGACCTCGACCCGGTCACCATGGATCTCGGAGAACACCCGCACCTGCTGGTGCTCGGTGACGGCGAGTGCGGCAAGACCGCACTGCTGCGACTGCTCTGCACCGAATTGGCCGCGGCCGCCGACGAACCACATCTGGAGATCGTCGACTTCCGGCGCACGCTGCTCGGTGTGGTCGAGAGTGGGCCGCGAGTCGGCTACGCGGTGTCGGGGGTCGCGGCGACGTCACGGACGGCCGCGTTGACCGAACGGCTGAACGCCAGGATGCCCGACGAGTTCGTCACACAACAGCAGCTGCGGGACAGGTCCTGGTGGAGCGGTCCGGACATCTACGTGATCGTCGACGACTACGACCTGGTGGCGGGTGCCACCGGGAACCCGCTCGCCCCGCTGGCCGATTTCCTGCCGCACGCCAAGGATCTCGGGCTGCACGTCATCGTCGCCCGGCGCTCCGGGGGCGCGGCGCGGGCGATGTTCGATCCCGTGCTGGCCCGCATGCGCGACATGGGGTGCGCGGGTGTGATGATGAGCGCGTCTCCGGACGAGGGTGTGCTGCTGGGCGCCACCCGGCCCACACCACTGCCACCGGGACGGGCCACGCTGAGCGTGCGCGGCCGACCGGACGAACTCGTCCAGACGGCCTGGGTGGAGCC